The nucleotide sequence GGGCCGTAATTTATTCCAAATAATAATGGATATATTTTCAGCTGTGGGATTGAGGTCTTTAAATTCAGGAACTTCAATATTAAGGTTCTTATGGTCTAGGGCGTCTTCTACTTTTTCAGCTATCAAATCTTTTAAGACCTTCATATCCATTACAAAACCCGTTTCAGGGTCTATTTTGCCTGTAACGCTAACCACCAATTCATAGTTATGTCCATGGTAATTGGGGTTGTTACACTTTCCGAAGACCTGGGTATTTTTCTCATCGCTCCAATCTTTACGATATAGGCGGTGGGCCGCATTGAAATGGGCTTTTCTACTAACCTTTACTCTCATCTTCCGTTGGGTTTTGTCCGATATGATTATAGAACTTTTCAAAAATAATCTTGAACCAAGCTGTGTACAAATCGGGGTTTTGGGCTATATCTTTTTTGATGGCCTCGGGTTTCATCCACTTCCAGTCGGCCACCTCATCTGGATTGATCTTTGGCTCACCGTTATAGCTGCCCATCATTACGTGGTCTAGCTCATGTTCGGTAAGGCCATTGTCAAAAGGCGCCTTATAGATAAAGGAAAAAAGTTCCTTGAGTTCCGTTACAAAGCCCATCTCTTCTTGCAACCTTCTCTTTCCGGCCTCTATGTTGCTCTCACCTACCCGTTGGTGACTGCAACATGTGTTCGTCCAAAGTTCGGGGGAGTGGTATTTGTGGGCCGCCCTCTGCTGTAGCATGGTTTCCCCTTTATCGTTCATGACAAAAACCGAAAATGCCCTATGGAGCACGGCTTTCTCGTGCGCTTCCATTTTAGGCATGGTTCCTATCGGGTTATTGTCTTGGTCTACTAAGATGACTTCTTCCTCTTTCAATAGCAATGTTTTTCTTTGATGGGTACGACTAACTTCCTTCCTCCACAAAAATAGCACCTTTCCATTAGTATCGAACCAAGAGCTTGATAAATTATGGTTATAGATCTCCCAATTCTCCTTAAAAAAAACAAAAAAACCCTGAACCGAAGTCCAAGGGCCTTTATTTAATTCCATTTGCAAAAATCGTATCAGTTCAGGTAAATATAGCCTGAAATCGTCTTATGCTCTCCAGTGGTATCTTCATAATTTAAAATATAAAAATAGGTCCCACTTGGCAATTTTTCTTCCTTCCCAGACGTAAGCCTAGCCGTAGAATATCCTTCAAAATAATTGTTCCTTGTTCCATACGATTCAGTGGAGAATATTAAGATACCCCATCGGTTATAAATTTGGATGTTGTTGTTCGGCCGTACATCGAGCCCCGTAATGGTCAATGTGTCGTGTGCGCCATCGCCATTGGGCGTTACTACGTTATAGACCACTACCTCAATATAGGGTTCCTCCAGGTAATCGGGAACGCCGTTATTATTTTGATCGTCGTTGGCATAGTTTCCATCTCCATTGGTATCTTCATCCTGGGTGGGAATTCCATCATTATCATCGTCCGTATCCCGATAATCCAACTCATCGTCGCCATCGGCATTCGGTAGACGGTCAAATGGACGATCCATTTCATCGTTCACATCATCGTCTATAGTTTCCGAACCTTCATAACCATCGTCAAGTCCGTCGTCATCCTTATCGGAACCGATAAACGAAACATCGGCCATGCCGTCATGGTCCCTATCGTGTGCTTCTATGGCATCTGGCACATGATCATTATCACTGTCCAGGTCCAAATAATCAGGTTGGTCAGTGCCATCGGTGTTTACAGGGTACAGCCCTAGTTCAGTACCGTTTTCGTAGGCATCGTCCAAGCCATTGTTATTGGCATCGACAAGACTAGGCGCTATGTAGCCCGCCGTGGTCTGGGCCTCCACATTATCGGGTATACCATCGTTATCACTGTCTATATCCAGGTAGTCGGGAAACGAATCGCCATCCGAATCGGTAGGATTGGTCGATGGATTGTTGTCACCATCGGCGTTCAAATCTTCCACACTGTCTAAAATACCATCGTTATCACTATCAAAATCCGTAAAATCATCATCTAAAATGGTACCTATGGCCGTATCGGAAAAATCGGCGACATTTCCTGCATCGACACTTAAAATCGAAATTGTAAAGGTTTCGTCGTCTTCAAGAATTTCATCTTGGGTCGTAGGAACGTTCACTTCCCCCGTAAGACTACCAGCCGGTATGGTTATCTGAACGGTATTGTTCGTATAATCGGCCGTATCGGCAGTTCCATCCGTAAAAGCAAGGGTCAGGGTTATATCCTGCGCAAGGCAGCCCACGCTTGATAGGGTGACCGGAAAGACAATGGAACCACCTTCAACTTCACTGGCATCATCTATGCTTATGCTAGGCGTGGTCTCAACGTTCAAAACAGCCTCATCGGAATTTAAAACACTACAAACCCGCAAGGAATTTGAGACTACCACGCGATAACGATTTCCGCTCTCACCTATAGTGGTGTTAGCGATTTCAAGCGTATGGGTATCCGTACCGGAATAGAGGCCTCCATCGGTCAAATCGGTCCAATGGCTACCATCGAACATTTGCCATTGGTACTGGTCTACGTCTGTGGCCACTACCGAGAAGGAAGCCGTTTCCCCCAAACATACACTGCTTTCCGATGGTTGGGTGCTTATTACCGGACTTAATGTAGCTTCCCTGTATTCGGGAATACCATTTCCATTACGATCTTGAGGCGCCGTATAGCCATCGCTAGCCGAGGTAACCAATCCGTTGGCATCGACCGTTAAGGTCGAACTTCCCAAAAGGTCATCGGCATCGCCATCGGTAAAACCAGCTTCCTCCACATCAAAACAGCCATCATTGTCGGCATCCAATTCTTGTGCATCGATACTACCGTCGGTATCGGAATCTAAAACAGTATAATTCACGGTCCTGTTATCGGGGTCGTCTTGAACACTGTCGGGAATACCATCTGCCCCAACCGTACCGGTCAACACCCCATTAGAGTGTAGGGCCCCGTGATCTGCCTCATCGGCATCATAAATTCCGTCATTGTCGCTATCCAAATCAAAGGCATCGGGGATACCATCGTTATCGGTATCGATACAATCCGTAGGTGTGCTGTACTTAAGGCTCACTAGATCCAATGCCGCCCCGGAAGATTCGTTCGTTGCAAAAGGTTGCGCGGAAAAACGTACCGTAATTTCATCGGTCGACGCTACGAAAGTGCGTTCTTCATAAAACCATTTTTTAGGCCCGACCTGGCCACCTACTTCCCCGGTAGCGATAGTGGTCAAGGTTTCATCTAAAATAGGCACACCGTTCGCATCGATAATATCAAAATCCAAGGTTACCGTCTGGCCGCTTAAGTGTGCGATATCTTCGCCCCAGTAGAAAGAAAAGGTATAACTTTCCCCTTGTACCAGGGTGACCTCTTGTGTAATTTCGTTCGAAACCCCACCGGTAACATTGTTGTTTCCTACTAAATCTAAATATTGCGAGCCGTCAATGGCCGGAGCAAACGTACCTGCCCCGAAGGATCCTCCGTTGACCCAACCATCCAAGTTTTGGGTATAGGTCCATCCGGTCAGGCTATTGGTATTGTACGTGGTTCCTATAAAGGTTCCATTGGCCCCTGTAAACCCGTCGGGAAAAGCAGTGGCATCGGTAAAATTGTCCTGTTCAAAAGAGCCGTTGATAATAAAATTACCACAGCCTTCATCGGTATCAAGTATGCCATCGTTATCATCATCCAAGTCTTCGGCATCCACTACACCATCGTTATCGTTATCGGGCCTATCGTCCGTAGTGTCCCTAAAGTCCACATCACCGCCCGAACCTGCGTCGCTGTCCCCGTCCGGCAATACCAGAGGCCCCGTTAGCGGGTTGTCTATGGTTCCTCCGGGATCCGTATATCCCGAGGTATCGGCATCGAGGGCATCGTCAAGACCGTCATTATCGACATCCAAGCCATTGCGTACGATGCGGGCTTCGGTAGTATCGTCTCCACCTTCATTATCGGAGTCAAGATCTAGATAATCGGGATTGTCGGCACCATCGGTATTCGTAGGAACAAGTCCGGACGGGTAGGCCATATCTACACCATTGGCATCTACGGTTCCGTTTGGAGCTAGGTAGGCCGCGGTGGTCTGCGCTTCCACATTATCGGGAATACCATCGCCATCACTATCTAAATCCAAATAGTTGGGAATAGAATCCGTATCATCGGGACTTTCGGCAAGGGTATACGTAACCGTAGCCCCTTGTGTATCGTCGGATTGAATACCGTTGAACAGCCCGTTATTGCCAAAATCAACGGCGGTTCCATCAATTCGACCATCGGTATCGGCATCAACTTGACCATGGCCCGCTTCAACCCCGTCAAAGATTCCGTCGTTATCGGAATCGAGGTCAAATATATTCGGGATACCATCACCGTCGGTGTCACAGTTCTCGACTTTTACGCCGTAATCAACACTCGCTAAATTGTCTCCGTATATGCCATCGTTATAATAAAAATATAAAGGTCCGCTCGTAGTCGCTATTGGAATACTACCCGGAACCAGGGGGTCAACGGGCCCCAATAGCTCATCAACGCCATCCTCATATGTACCGTTAGCGTTCACATCAACAATACCATAAAAAACATAAAATCCGCTATTTACCAAACCTCCCGTTGCCGCGGAATTGGCAGGATGATAGGTAAAGTCGGAATTGTAGACCGCCGTTACCCCATTGAGGGTCGCCCCTCCGCTAGTTGTATTGGTCAAATAGATATTGATCGTTTGACCCGCAAAAGGCCCATCGACAGCTTCCCCGGTGAGAATGCCTGCCGCCGATACATTTTGAATATCCAAAATATACTTGACGCCAGCTTCCAGCACGGCATTGGAATTTTGCAAGGTATTTACATTGGAACGTACATTTTGTCCTGTTACGATATGGGCACAAACATTTTCATCGGTATCCAAAATACCGTCGTTGTCGTCATCAAGGTCTACCTCATCTGCAATACCATCCCCATCGTTATCGGGTCTATCATCGGTAGCATCCCTAAAATCAACATCACCGCCTGAATGCACATCGTGGTCTTCATCGGGAAGTTGAACCGAGCCGATCGTAGGGTCGTCTATAGTGCCTCCCGGATCTGTGTAGCCCGTAAGGTCGGTATCGATAGCATCATCGAGACCATCGTTATCGATATCGTTCCCGGTCAAAACAATTTGTACCTCGGCCGTATCGTTTCCGCCTTCATTATCGGAATCGAGGTCTAAATAATCTGGATTATCCGTGGTATCGGTATTTACGGGTGAAACACCCCCTAAGTAAGCCGAGTTTACACCGTTATTGGCACGATATGTCGCCTCATCATCAGGGTTCGGAGCCTGATATGCCTGAGTGGACTGTGCCTCTACATTATCGGGAATGCCATCGCCGTCGCTATCTAAATCTTTGTGATCGGAAATACCGTCATTGTCAAAATCGGCAAGACAAAAGGTCGGCTGTATAAATCGTGTCGATGTGTTCGAGCTATGGACAAAGTTCAATACAATACGACTCACCGGTCTTTCAAAATAAAAGTAAATGGCCCCGTTAACATCGTCTGCCGGATCGTTGCCATCCGAATCAAAACTACCGGCCACAAAGGTATTTCCTGTTTGAGTAATACCCGAGCCGACCAACACGAGGCCCTCCACATCTAGGTCGTACATTACATTATTCTCATCGTAAACCTCAATGGTGTATTGGGTGCCATTATCGAAATCGGTCATCTTAAAAAAGACATTTTCGATAGGCGTGCCATAAGTTGAGGTCAAACTTCCCGTGTCTCCCGCTTGCCCTTCTATTCGGATACCATGACCGTTCAAGCCCGTATCATAGGTATATATGTTCGTACTTGCAACTTTGCTAACCGTATAGCTTACATCGGTTCCCACGAGAGCGTAGGTAGTATCGGTAATAGGATTCCCCATACCGACCGTGCCGGACAGGTTTGTGTTTTCACAACCTTCCGTTGTGTCTAAAATACCATCGTTATCATCGTCTAGATCAACTACGTCGCCTACGCCATCGCCATCGGTATCGGGACCGTTCAAGGCGTCTAGGCACAGGGTAAAGGTATCGGTCGTAGTAATATACCTGTTATCGACCGTGAGATAATAGATTTCCCCCGGTGTAAGGCCCCAGTGCCGGATCCTCAAATCATCTTCCGGATCCGAATAGGTGGTACACGCCAATTCGGTAACGGCATCATTTTCCCAAAGCGCCATATAGGCATGGCGAAGGGTTCCCTTACTATCTCCCCTATCCATTCTTATATCGATCTTGCCTGAAGGAGGGGCTACAAAACTGAACCATTTGTTGTGGTTGACCAAGTCTGTCCAGCACGAAGCCGTGTTTTGATCAAAGGTAGCACCCAATGTTGTGTAGGCCGCATCGGGAGAACAGGTACCTATTAGGCCCGTTATATCGGTCGCCCCTTGGTAGTAATCGTTCGTTGCCTGATCGCTCAGGCAGAGGGAAAACGTATCGAGGGCGTGAATGTATCGGTTATCGACCGACACATAATAGGTGTTGCCAGGGGTGAGTCCCGTAGCCAGAAGGGAAATATCATCGTAATGACGGCCCGTCCTATGGGTATTACAGGCCAATTCGGTAACACCATCACTGTCCCACAAGGCCAAATAAGCGGTCTGCAGGGTTCCTTTTTCATCGCCCCTATCCAGTTTTACCTCAATATTTCCGGTTGCCGGGGCGGTAACCTCGAACCAAACATTTCTGTGGGGACCCGTATACCAGCACGAACCTGCATTTCGATCAGCGGATGCCCCGAGAGTGGAAAAGACCGCATCCCCGGAACACCCGTTCATAAAGGAATCGATATTTATGGCCCCTTCCAAGTAATCGTTGGTCGGGGTATCGCTAAGACATAACTTAAAGGTCTCGGCACCGGATGGTGTGCCGTAATGGCGGTCTACGGAAAAAAGGTAGGTATCGCCGGGAGTAAGTCCGTTGGCCAAAATCGAAATATCGTCGCTAACGGTGTCAAATGAACTACAAGCAATCTGGGTCGTACCCGTAGCGTCCCAGAGGGCCATCATGGCATAACGCATATCACCCGTCATGTCACCTGTTATGGTTCCCCTGTCCAAGTTGATCTGTATGGTACCCGTGGCGCTCGCCACAAAACTGAACCATACATTGGCATTAGGTCCCGAGGGCCAGCAAGAACCCGCACTGCCATCGGGCGTAGCATTTAATGTCGTATAGGCCGCATCGGCCGAGCAACTATTTAAGGAAAGGTGAATGGCATTGGCCCTATTATCGTTTGAAGGCTGAGCCCATAAGGACTGCCCCATAAACAAGAACAGTAGCACTAGAAAACTATGACACCTAAGGTACTCACCAAAAAAGTGGGAATTTCTTTTTTTTCGAACACGCATTTACTAAACGTTTAAGTTATATATACGGGATATTATAAATCGATGTGTTTTTTGTAAAACCCTAAAAGAAGCGGGGAGATTTTAAATTCCCCTTAGTGCTTATAAAGTCATATCGCAAGATGGCCTCAAAAGAACCCGAATTATAGATTGCCGCACCCAACTCGGTAACTTCTCGATCATAGGCCAGGCCAATCAAGAATTTTTTCGAAATATTAAAGCCGACCATACCACTAAACGCGGCATCCCAACGATAGGCGGCCCCTAGAATAAACTTTTCGCTAAACATAAAGTTGGCCGAAACGTCTACCTGTAAGGGAGCACCTGTTACCAACTTGGTCAATAAAGCCGGTTTAAACTTGACATTATCGTTTAGATCCCACACGTAACCAGTAATCAAATAAAAGTTCATCTGTTCTTTTGCGGTAGAGGGGTCAGGCCCATCCTTAAAGTGGAGCGTCTGTAAAATTCGCGGTACGGAAAGTCCCGCATAAAACCTTTCATTGTGGTAATAGACCCCTGCCCCTATATTGGGCGAAAACTTATTTTCGATATCGTTCTGGAGACTTGCATCACTTGTATACTGGTTGAGTTCTGAAAAGCGAACATCCAATAAATGGCCACTCCCCTTAAGGCCGAAGCTTAACCTTCCTTCGGTAGAAGTATATACCGTATATGAAAAATCTATGTCAAAATAGGTCTCTGAAGTGGGACCGATCTTATCGTTTACTATGGACAGGCCCAGCCCCACGCCCCTATACCCGATAGGCGAATGTAGATTAAACGTTTGGGTGGTTGGCGCCCCATCTAGCCCGACCCATTGCGAACGATGCAAAAGAGCCGTACTTACATGGCCACGGGAACCTGCATAGGCGGGGTTCACGCTTACCGTATTGTACATATATTGGGTGTATTGGGAATCTTGTTGTGCAATGGCATTTTGAATACTTGCCACTAATAGCAGGGCTAGCATTACACCAAATTGACGAGCGGTTGTTATGAGATTTGGGATCATCGTTACTACTATCGGTTAATGTATATATATCCTGAAAG is from Zobellia galactanivorans and encodes:
- a CDS encoding 6-pyruvoyl trahydropterin synthase family protein, whose amino-acid sequence is MRVKVSRKAHFNAAHRLYRKDWSDEKNTQVFGKCNNPNYHGHNYELVVSVTGKIDPETGFVMDMKVLKDLIAEKVEDALDHKNLNIEVPEFKDLNPTAENISIIIWNKLRPHINPNHDLEVVLYETPRNFVTYSG
- the idi gene encoding isopentenyl-diphosphate Delta-isomerase; the encoded protein is MKEEEVILVDQDNNPIGTMPKMEAHEKAVLHRAFSVFVMNDKGETMLQQRAAHKYHSPELWTNTCCSHQRVGESNIEAGKRRLQEEMGFVTELKELFSFIYKAPFDNGLTEHELDHVMMGSYNGEPKINPDEVADWKWMKPEAIKKDIAQNPDLYTAWFKIIFEKFYNHIGQNPTEDESKG
- a CDS encoding T9SS type B sorting domain-containing protein, whose protein sequence is MRVRKKRNSHFFGEYLRCHSFLVLLFLFMGQSLWAQPSNDNRANAIHLSLNSCSADAAYTTLNATPDGSAGSCWPSGPNANVWFSFVASATGTIQINLDRGTITGDMTGDMRYAMMALWDATGTTQIACSSFDTVSDDISILANGLTPGDTYLFSVDRHYGTPSGAETFKLCLSDTPTNDYLEGAINIDSFMNGCSGDAVFSTLGASADRNAGSCWYTGPHRNVWFEVTAPATGNIEVKLDRGDEKGTLQTAYLALWDSDGVTELACNTHRTGRHYDDISLLATGLTPGNTYYVSVDNRYIHALDTFSLCLSDQATNDYYQGATDITGLIGTCSPDAAYTTLGATFDQNTASCWTDLVNHNKWFSFVAPPSGKIDIRMDRGDSKGTLRHAYMALWENDAVTELACTTYSDPEDDLRIRHWGLTPGEIYYLTVDNRYITTTDTFTLCLDALNGPDTDGDGVGDVVDLDDDNDGILDTTEGCENTNLSGTVGMGNPITDTTYALVGTDVSYTVSKVASTNIYTYDTGLNGHGIRIEGQAGDTGSLTSTYGTPIENVFFKMTDFDNGTQYTIEVYDENNVMYDLDVEGLVLVGSGITQTGNTFVAGSFDSDGNDPADDVNGAIYFYFERPVSRIVLNFVHSSNTSTRFIQPTFCLADFDNDGISDHKDLDSDGDGIPDNVEAQSTQAYQAPNPDDEATYRANNGVNSAYLGGVSPVNTDTTDNPDYLDLDSDNEGGNDTAEVQIVLTGNDIDNDGLDDAIDTDLTGYTDPGGTIDDPTIGSVQLPDEDHDVHSGGDVDFRDATDDRPDNDGDGIADEVDLDDDNDGILDTDENVCAHIVTGQNVRSNVNTLQNSNAVLEAGVKYILDIQNVSAAGILTGEAVDGPFAGQTINIYLTNTTSGGATLNGVTAVYNSDFTYHPANSAATGGLVNSGFYVFYGIVDVNANGTYEDGVDELLGPVDPLVPGSIPIATTSGPLYFYYNDGIYGDNLASVDYGVKVENCDTDGDGIPNIFDLDSDNDGIFDGVEAGHGQVDADTDGRIDGTAVDFGNNGLFNGIQSDDTQGATVTYTLAESPDDTDSIPNYLDLDSDGDGIPDNVEAQTTAAYLAPNGTVDANGVDMAYPSGLVPTNTDGADNPDYLDLDSDNEGGDDTTEARIVRNGLDVDNDGLDDALDADTSGYTDPGGTIDNPLTGPLVLPDGDSDAGSGGDVDFRDTTDDRPDNDNDGVVDAEDLDDDNDGILDTDEGCGNFIINGSFEQDNFTDATAFPDGFTGANGTFIGTTYNTNSLTGWTYTQNLDGWVNGGSFGAGTFAPAIDGSQYLDLVGNNNVTGGVSNEITQEVTLVQGESYTFSFYWGEDIAHLSGQTVTLDFDIIDANGVPILDETLTTIATGEVGGQVGPKKWFYEERTFVASTDEITVRFSAQPFATNESSGAALDLVSLKYSTPTDCIDTDNDGIPDAFDLDSDNDGIYDADEADHGALHSNGVLTGTVGADGIPDSVQDDPDNRTVNYTVLDSDTDGSIDAQELDADNDGCFDVEEAGFTDGDADDLLGSSTLTVDANGLVTSASDGYTAPQDRNGNGIPEYREATLSPVISTQPSESSVCLGETASFSVVATDVDQYQWQMFDGSHWTDLTDGGLYSGTDTHTLEIANTTIGESGNRYRVVVSNSLRVCSVLNSDEAVLNVETTPSISIDDASEVEGGSIVFPVTLSSVGCLAQDITLTLAFTDGTADTADYTNNTVQITIPAGSLTGEVNVPTTQDEILEDDETFTISILSVDAGNVADFSDTAIGTILDDDFTDFDSDNDGILDSVEDLNADGDNNPSTNPTDSDGDSFPDYLDIDSDNDGIPDNVEAQTTAGYIAPSLVDANNNGLDDAYENGTELGLYPVNTDGTDQPDYLDLDSDNDHVPDAIEAHDRDHDGMADVSFIGSDKDDDGLDDGYEGSETIDDDVNDEMDRPFDRLPNADGDDELDYRDTDDDNDGIPTQDEDTNGDGNYANDDQNNNGVPDYLEEPYIEVVVYNVVTPNGDGAHDTLTITGLDVRPNNNIQIYNRWGILIFSTESYGTRNNYFEGYSTARLTSGKEEKLPSGTYFYILNYEDTTGEHKTISGYIYLN
- a CDS encoding PorP/SprF family type IX secretion system membrane protein, whose amino-acid sequence is MLALLLVASIQNAIAQQDSQYTQYMYNTVSVNPAYAGSRGHVSTALLHRSQWVGLDGAPTTQTFNLHSPIGYRGVGLGLSIVNDKIGPTSETYFDIDFSYTVYTSTEGRLSFGLKGSGHLLDVRFSELNQYTSDASLQNDIENKFSPNIGAGVYYHNERFYAGLSVPRILQTLHFKDGPDPSTAKEQMNFYLITGYVWDLNDNVKFKPALLTKLVTGAPLQVDVSANFMFSEKFILGAAYRWDAAFSGMVGFNISKKFLIGLAYDREVTELGAAIYNSGSFEAILRYDFISTKGNLKSPRFF